The Armatimonadota bacterium genome window below encodes:
- a CDS encoding DUF1289 domain-containing protein, which produces MDAQPQLPCPSPCVRHCGIDESLHCSGCMRTGREVGAWLTMSDAEKWNLLEELGKRKLPSGEGNKGKLSSR; this is translated from the coding sequence ATGGACGCGCAGCCCCAACTTCCCTGCCCGTCTCCATGCGTGCGCCATTGCGGGATTGACGAATCTTTGCACTGCTCCGGTTGCATGCGAACTGGGCGAGAGGTTGGAGCTTGGCTCACGATGAGCGACGCGGAAAAGTGGAATTTGCTCGAAGAGCTTGGGAAAAGAAAATTGCCCTCCGGAGAGGGCAATAAGGGCAAGCTTAGTTCGCGCTAA
- a CDS encoding DUF433 domain-containing protein — MKIPVELEGVLVSTPDTLHGAVRFAGTRVFAQSLFDYVLAGEKLEVFLDHFPDVSKEQALKVLDWERSRISADYGFAKSA; from the coding sequence ATGAAAATCCCGGTTGAACTCGAAGGTGTGCTTGTGAGTACTCCAGACACGTTACACGGTGCGGTAAGGTTCGCCGGAACTAGAGTGTTTGCTCAAAGTCTTTTTGACTACGTTTTGGCCGGCGAGAAACTTGAAGTGTTTCTTGATCATTTTCCTGACGTCTCGAAAGAACAAGCTCTGAAGGTTCTTGACTGGGAACGGAGCCGAATCTCAGCCGACTACGGCTTTGCTAAGTCGGCATGA
- the nuoG gene encoding NADH-quinone oxidoreductase subunit NuoG yields the protein MAAATDIQTVNIIVNGIELAVPKGELVVEAVKRLGLEIPIFCYHPRLKPVGMCRMCLVETGMKNPADGTIRMMPKPAAACTLPVSEGLVINTESDALHKDRKGVLEFLLINHPLDCPICDRGGECPLQNNTLFYGPATSRFIEQKRHAVKAFPLSDYVTLDLERCIQCARCIRFTEEISGDSQLAFRFRGNKTQPITFDETKFTSKFSGNVIEICPVGALTNRKYRFRARPWDLQTSEAVCLNCSNGCNIWFDHRAGKVVRINARTNESINEEWTCDKGKFGHDFYNDEKRLETPFARTNDELQKAEYATVYAKLLEAFQGNNVGMIVGEGLSNETYITAQSFFTGQVGSANIDYRLSANQHSGPSRVDNSIESLEHAKNTLVFGTHLADDLPIVFLRVRKGWFNRGNNVIVAVDRPDEVSDFATQTLVYKPGTEAILAQAFAGKVSIEDASNKTGIPAAELEQAITKAAGATVITTTRLISEAAEALKSLEGTFNAYPLGSNERGAQLALATNGLTALDQLKRAANGELKALWVVGVDLFSVGLPREEVIKALENVDFLAVQDSRRSETFYYASVALPMTLPAEQDGSYTNCEGTTQFMKAIIPPVGEAKPAWRVFEELSIRLNPRMPFSQASEILATAPAFA from the coding sequence ATGGCAGCGGCGACCGACATCCAGACCGTCAATATCATCGTCAACGGAATCGAACTTGCGGTTCCGAAAGGCGAACTGGTCGTCGAAGCGGTCAAGCGTCTCGGTCTCGAAATTCCCATCTTCTGCTACCACCCTCGCCTCAAGCCGGTTGGGATGTGCCGAATGTGCTTGGTCGAAACCGGCATGAAGAACCCAGCGGACGGCACCATCCGAATGATGCCCAAGCCCGCCGCCGCCTGCACCCTGCCCGTCAGTGAAGGTCTGGTCATCAACACCGAATCCGACGCCCTCCACAAAGACCGCAAAGGCGTCCTCGAATTCCTCCTTATCAACCACCCGCTCGACTGCCCAATCTGCGACCGTGGGGGCGAGTGCCCACTCCAAAACAACACCCTTTTCTATGGTCCCGCCACCAGCCGATTTATCGAGCAAAAGCGTCACGCCGTCAAAGCCTTCCCTCTCAGCGACTACGTCACCCTCGACCTCGAGCGATGCATCCAGTGCGCCCGCTGCATCCGCTTCACCGAGGAAATCTCCGGCGACAGCCAACTCGCATTCCGATTCCGAGGCAACAAGACACAGCCAATCACCTTCGATGAGACCAAGTTCACCTCAAAGTTCAGCGGAAACGTCATCGAAATCTGCCCGGTCGGAGCCCTAACCAACCGCAAGTACCGCTTCCGAGCTCGCCCGTGGGACCTACAAACTTCTGAGGCCGTCTGCCTCAACTGCAGCAACGGTTGCAACATCTGGTTCGACCATCGCGCTGGTAAAGTCGTCCGAATCAACGCCCGCACCAACGAGTCAATCAACGAAGAGTGGACCTGCGACAAGGGCAAGTTTGGTCACGACTTCTACAACGACGAAAAGCGACTCGAAACCCCGTTCGCCAGAACGAACGACGAGCTACAGAAGGCTGAGTACGCGACCGTCTACGCAAAACTCCTCGAAGCCTTCCAAGGCAACAACGTAGGCATGATCGTTGGCGAAGGCCTCAGCAACGAAACCTACATCACCGCCCAAAGCTTCTTCACTGGCCAGGTCGGAAGCGCGAATATTGACTATCGCCTCTCCGCCAATCAGCACTCCGGGCCGAGCCGAGTCGATAACTCCATCGAGTCACTTGAGCATGCCAAGAACACCCTTGTCTTCGGTACCCACCTTGCCGATGACCTCCCTATAGTCTTCCTCCGCGTCCGCAAGGGATGGTTCAACCGAGGCAACAACGTCATCGTCGCCGTCGACCGACCCGACGAAGTCTCCGACTTCGCCACCCAAACCCTCGTCTACAAGCCCGGCACCGAGGCGATCCTCGCCCAAGCATTTGCAGGAAAAGTCTCGATCGAAGACGCGTCAAACAAAACCGGAATCCCTGCGGCCGAACTCGAGCAAGCCATCACCAAGGCCGCCGGAGCAACCGTCATCACCACGACCCGCCTCATTTCCGAAGCCGCCGAAGCCTTGAAGTCTCTCGAAGGAACCTTCAACGCGTACCCACTCGGCTCCAACGAGCGCGGCGCCCAGCTCGCCCTCGCCACCAACGGACTTACCGCCCTCGATCAACTCAAACGAGCTGCCAACGGCGAGCTCAAAGCCCTTTGGGTCGTCGGGGTTGATCTGTTCTCCGTTGGTCTGCCCCGCGAAGAAGTCATCAAAGCCCTTGAAAATGTCGACTTCCTCGCCGTCCAAGACAGCCGCCGCTCCGAAACCTTCTACTACGCAAGCGTCGCGCTTCCGATGACCCTGCCCGCCGAGCAAGACGGAAGCTACACCAACTGCGAAGGCACCACCCAGTTCATGAAGGCGATCATCCCACCCGTCGGCGAAGCCAAGCCCGCCTGGCGAGTCTTCGAAGAGCTCAGTATCCGCCTCAATCCCCGAATGCCGTTCAGCCAAGCCAGCGAAATCCTCGCCACTGCTCCGGCATTCGCCTAA
- a CDS encoding glycosyl hydrolase: MITAIACLGMLTTSLCDPKASPSALRLKRLLDQVYGRRIISGQCDDKYLPFIKEATGGLEPAMMGYDFNGICPSQKGNFDVEKAIAWHKRGGLVTFQWHWISPDADGDFYTDKFNLAKALAAPGSASYKNLVRDIDLVGVALKRLDKAGVPVIWRPLHEAEGKWFWWGKSGGDACKKLYRLMFERITKVHDAHNLVWTWTSYAGEKEDWYPGDEMVDLVVCDYENPASWGNLNSRFGGRKMLGLGEEGKLPDPVSLGKRPWLYFLTWAYMIEDEKKGNTKEWIRRVYRDSRVLTLSDLPKWQD, encoded by the coding sequence ATGATCACGGCGATAGCTTGTCTTGGAATGCTGACCACATCGCTCTGCGATCCGAAGGCGTCGCCGTCGGCGCTTCGCCTCAAACGGCTACTGGATCAGGTGTACGGCAGGCGGATTATCAGCGGGCAGTGCGACGACAAGTACCTACCCTTCATCAAGGAAGCTACGGGTGGGTTAGAGCCCGCGATGATGGGTTACGACTTTAACGGGATCTGTCCTTCGCAGAAGGGGAACTTTGATGTTGAGAAAGCGATTGCCTGGCACAAACGGGGCGGGCTGGTGACGTTTCAGTGGCACTGGATTTCGCCCGATGCCGATGGAGATTTTTATACGGACAAGTTCAATCTTGCGAAGGCTTTGGCGGCACCTGGTTCGGCTTCTTACAAGAACTTGGTGAGGGACATCGACTTGGTTGGAGTCGCTTTGAAGCGACTCGATAAGGCCGGAGTTCCAGTGATCTGGCGGCCGCTACACGAGGCAGAAGGGAAGTGGTTCTGGTGGGGCAAATCGGGTGGAGACGCTTGCAAGAAGCTCTACCGGCTGATGTTTGAGCGAATTACCAAAGTTCATGACGCTCACAACCTGGTCTGGACCTGGACGAGCTATGCCGGAGAGAAGGAGGATTGGTACCCCGGCGATGAGATGGTTGACCTTGTGGTTTGTGACTACGAGAATCCGGCTTCTTGGGGGAATCTGAATTCGCGGTTTGGGGGCCGAAAGATGCTCGGGTTAGGCGAGGAAGGGAAGCTGCCGGACCCTGTCTCGCTTGGAAAGCGGCCTTGGCTGTACTTTCTCACCTGGGCGTATATGATCGAGGACGAGAAGAAAGGGAACACGAAGGAGTGGATTCGGCGGGTCTATCGAGACTCGCGGGTTCTGACCCTATCTGATCTGCCGAAGTGGCAAGATTAG
- a CDS encoding lmo0937 family membrane protein, which translates to MRTIILILLLLWVIGAVSSNTVGGALHLLLLIALVLLIFDLLGRRRTSI; encoded by the coding sequence GTGCGAACAATCATTCTGATATTGCTACTTTTATGGGTCATAGGAGCCGTCAGCTCAAATACCGTTGGTGGCGCTCTGCACCTACTTCTGCTGATTGCCCTCGTGCTCTTGATCTTTGATTTACTCGGCCGTCGAAGGACATCGATTTGA
- a CDS encoding flagellar brake protein — MLALIGSLTIVFLVGYLLAKAFGRKSVLDARQRRTPVDNARVRFKTSSAVYRSRLISHDDKQWVFAAPMQRDSYIPVPVGEECVCEVVARGGVLLFTSKVIARQSQEGRIVIEAPVNPKLRNRRDDARRIDIPMTLLVGNHGGEVLDLSTNGAKVKLSGFQKEGQTVRVDLPDGESRAGTVIESTHDSIGSTVRISFDRPIHLPD, encoded by the coding sequence ATGCTGGCACTGATCGGATCGCTAACAATCGTTTTCTTGGTGGGCTACTTGCTCGCCAAGGCATTCGGCCGTAAGTCCGTTCTGGATGCTCGTCAGCGCCGGACTCCCGTCGATAACGCCCGAGTTCGCTTCAAGACTAGCAGTGCCGTTTACCGTTCGCGATTGATCTCTCATGACGACAAGCAGTGGGTCTTCGCAGCTCCCATGCAACGCGACAGCTACATCCCCGTGCCGGTCGGTGAAGAGTGTGTGTGCGAAGTCGTAGCTCGTGGCGGCGTCTTGCTCTTCACATCCAAGGTGATCGCCCGCCAGAGCCAAGAAGGCAGAATCGTCATCGAAGCCCCTGTGAATCCAAAACTCAGGAATCGCCGCGACGACGCCCGACGAATTGACATCCCCATGACGCTGCTCGTCGGAAACCACGGCGGCGAGGTCCTCGATTTATCCACTAACGGAGCCAAAGTCAAACTCTCCGGATTCCAGAAGGAAGGCCAAACTGTAAGAGTCGACCTTCCCGACGGCGAGAGCCGAGCGGGAACCGTCATCGAATCAACCCACGACAGCATCGGTAGCACGGTCCGAATTTCGTTCGATCGCCCAATTCATTTGCCGGATTGA
- a CDS encoding tetratricopeptide repeat protein: protein MRPLVGLLILVTCSLAKAQAATCLVAQPMPLGDQTLDYINTMATELDRVGQVSAVTYSLSDPVIRGLVNDSKLPAPSTKPIRAEALEAAKVIGAVYTLWLEPAENKANRKTRGVHLVATLFRNGKQIWTDEQNLDIQVGSSNGAQASVQGICVSFVETLSKTTFKDLPKSTRIRSDEPSKGQAPIVPDTSDDDGELNDFAAVLERVKQLLASGRLSAAEMLLRDAVDAAPQDGKRRRELIDFLRSNGRTDEAIAATVASGKALGDPNLTPLAARILIDAGRTGDAQAICNEALVGNPNSSGLRLILAELRLRASAPDQALKHLETAIKTEPSSEAFALRSLCRALLGAEDGSRLDMERVRKDSPSLPETHYWLWAAILDSATTVEGPDVRALFQKAVLNRKSDEVADEIDAQERLAKACVAFLGDNPANLRYEKSHANRLLAMNLLIQSMSELRAYCAKGDEDSLSEARIDFGEMLKALENAKLEFAKESKDARNAGTDRIANNRFLGGLLARQGIRP, encoded by the coding sequence ATGCGCCCCCTCGTTGGTCTCCTGATTCTTGTTACCTGCTCGCTTGCAAAGGCACAGGCAGCAACCTGCCTGGTCGCTCAACCGATGCCGCTCGGCGATCAGACGCTTGATTACATCAACACGATGGCGACCGAGCTCGATAGAGTCGGTCAAGTCTCTGCTGTCACCTACTCTCTGAGCGATCCTGTCATCAGGGGGTTGGTAAACGACTCAAAACTCCCTGCTCCATCCACAAAACCCATCCGGGCTGAAGCTCTTGAGGCAGCCAAGGTCATCGGAGCCGTCTACACGCTCTGGCTTGAACCTGCCGAGAACAAGGCTAATCGCAAAACAAGAGGAGTCCACTTAGTCGCAACGCTGTTTAGGAACGGGAAACAGATTTGGACCGACGAGCAAAACCTTGATATTCAAGTTGGTAGCTCAAATGGTGCGCAAGCTTCCGTCCAAGGGATTTGTGTTTCGTTCGTTGAAACCCTCTCTAAAACGACCTTCAAAGACCTTCCCAAGTCAACCAGAATCCGGAGCGACGAACCGAGCAAGGGTCAGGCTCCTATCGTTCCTGATACCTCGGACGATGATGGCGAACTGAACGATTTCGCGGCCGTTCTGGAACGAGTCAAACAGCTTCTCGCGTCTGGGCGCTTGTCAGCCGCCGAGATGTTGCTGCGTGATGCGGTCGACGCCGCTCCTCAGGATGGAAAAAGGCGCCGCGAACTCATCGACTTTCTCCGCTCTAACGGACGCACTGACGAGGCCATCGCCGCCACCGTCGCCAGCGGCAAAGCACTGGGTGACCCCAACCTGACACCACTCGCCGCCCGAATCTTGATTGACGCTGGTCGAACTGGGGATGCCCAGGCGATTTGTAACGAGGCACTGGTTGGGAATCCAAATAGTTCAGGGCTTAGGCTGATTCTCGCCGAGCTTCGACTCCGCGCATCTGCACCCGATCAAGCTCTGAAACATCTGGAGACAGCAATTAAAACCGAGCCTTCGAGCGAAGCCTTCGCACTGCGCTCACTTTGCAGAGCGCTACTGGGTGCCGAAGACGGTTCTCGACTCGATATGGAGAGGGTCCGAAAAGACTCGCCTTCGCTACCGGAAACTCACTACTGGCTTTGGGCGGCGATTTTGGATAGCGCGACGACCGTCGAGGGTCCTGATGTTCGCGCACTATTCCAGAAAGCCGTATTGAACCGTAAGTCTGATGAAGTCGCCGACGAGATTGATGCCCAGGAAAGACTCGCAAAAGCGTGCGTGGCGTTCCTTGGAGATAATCCGGCAAATTTGCGGTATGAGAAGTCCCATGCGAACCGACTATTGGCAATGAACTTGCTCATTCAGTCCATGAGCGAACTCCGCGCATACTGCGCCAAGGGTGATGAGGATAGCCTCTCCGAAGCAAGAATTGACTTCGGCGAGATGCTAAAAGCCCTCGAAAACGCAAAGCTGGAGTTCGCAAAGGAGAGCAAGGATGCAAGAAATGCTGGCACTGATCGGATCGCTAACAATCGTTTTCTTGGTGGGCTACTTGCTCGCCAAGGCATTCGGCCGTAA
- a CDS encoding BON domain-containing protein gives MKNFIKKTTLLLTSILLGSLIGCGNTAEGIKKDNEKARQDIASGASNMANDASNSGQQMGIAAVLTPKIKLAISGDKRLNADGNSINVDTTSSNVTLVGHVTSEEMKLLASEITARILKENDAKQTIDNRLEVQSK, from the coding sequence TTGAAAAACTTCATTAAGAAAACGACGCTCCTTTTGACAAGCATCTTGTTGGGATCACTGATCGGATGTGGGAACACCGCCGAGGGAATCAAGAAAGACAACGAGAAAGCTAGGCAAGATATAGCGAGCGGAGCGAGCAACATGGCTAACGATGCCAGTAACTCTGGGCAGCAAATGGGAATTGCAGCCGTACTAACTCCAAAGATTAAACTCGCCATTTCAGGTGACAAGCGTCTCAACGCAGATGGCAACTCGATAAACGTTGATACGACGTCTTCGAACGTCACTCTTGTTGGACATGTGACATCTGAGGAGATGAAACTATTAGCCTCAGAAATTACTGCGCGCATCTTAAAGGAAAACGACGCAAAGCAAACGATCGACAATCGGTTAGAAGTTCAATCGAAGTAA
- a CDS encoding copper amine oxidase N-terminal domain-containing protein encodes MKTLRYTTPTLLVTLVASGLASFGQGGIRARVDGAAVNFPDAQPMMINNRVMVPLRGVFEKMNASVEYDAISHTVTAQSGGDNIRLTLGSKVAAINGSDLAIEVAPYTKDGSTMVPLRFISEAMKAEVDWVEATQSVEILTKTKLGSLMDIPGFKTITLTTGTVVPFRLDQILGSQASRVGDPFKATLDTQGEESYQGLPMGTVIEGHVDLAKPKEGSNPGVLGLSFDWVRLPDGQSYRIYGSLSGLEKVDIDPATGRIVARSSSKEDDLKLVGYGVAGGILVSLVSRGNVVNNALLGGALGYLLGQLNPNEKKPTDVLTTSQMKFGVKLNRDFMFRVKSSVSAN; translated from the coding sequence GTGAAGACTTTGCGATACACAACCCCAACCCTTTTAGTCACCTTAGTGGCTTCTGGCCTAGCCTCCTTTGGGCAAGGAGGTATCCGAGCTAGAGTAGACGGTGCCGCAGTAAACTTTCCAGATGCCCAGCCCATGATGATTAACAATCGAGTGATGGTGCCCCTGCGAGGTGTTTTCGAAAAGATGAATGCCAGCGTCGAGTACGATGCGATTTCGCATACTGTTACGGCCCAAAGCGGTGGCGACAACATTCGCTTGACTCTTGGGTCAAAGGTTGCGGCGATCAATGGCTCAGACTTAGCGATCGAAGTCGCTCCTTACACAAAAGACGGAAGCACGATGGTTCCGCTCAGATTCATTAGCGAAGCCATGAAGGCCGAAGTCGATTGGGTTGAGGCGACTCAAAGCGTTGAGATTCTAACAAAAACCAAGCTCGGCTCTCTAATGGACATTCCTGGTTTCAAGACGATTACTTTGACCACAGGCACAGTCGTTCCGTTTCGTCTTGATCAGATTCTGGGATCCCAAGCTTCGCGAGTCGGCGATCCATTCAAAGCTACATTGGATACCCAAGGAGAGGAAAGCTATCAGGGCCTTCCCATGGGCACAGTCATCGAAGGGCATGTTGATTTAGCTAAGCCAAAGGAAGGCTCTAACCCTGGTGTGCTTGGACTGAGTTTTGATTGGGTCCGCCTCCCTGACGGTCAGTCGTATCGAATATACGGCTCCCTCTCAGGATTGGAAAAGGTGGATATTGATCCTGCCACGGGCCGAATTGTTGCAAGGTCATCGTCGAAAGAAGACGATCTGAAACTGGTAGGTTATGGCGTCGCTGGCGGGATATTGGTCTCACTGGTCTCTAGGGGAAACGTCGTGAATAACGCCCTTCTTGGTGGTGCCCTTGGCTACTTGCTCGGACAACTGAACCCGAACGAGAAGAAGCCGACGGATGTTCTGACCACATCACAAATGAAGTTTGGTGTCAAGCTGAATCGGGACTTCATGTTCCGCGTAAAGTCGAGCGTTAGCGCGAACTAA